Proteins encoded by one window of Chondromyces crocatus:
- a CDS encoding proprotein convertase P-domain-containing protein: MECVTLPVAAGIGARVGKVELVIGIQHPFVGDLVIKVVSPTGTVLTVLSRPGVSDPGDTSFGSNGDSSNLEAAHPVRFADGEERSAETMGNSIGGGSVVCKDDNRCDYAPAPERGPGTSFADFFLEPVAGDWLACVADGDSNDFGFIDAVSLSVWTG, from the coding sequence ATGGAGTGCGTGACCTTGCCAGTCGCTGCCGGGATTGGCGCCCGCGTGGGCAAGGTAGAACTCGTCATCGGAATTCAGCATCCTTTTGTGGGTGATCTGGTCATCAAGGTCGTCAGCCCGACAGGCACGGTGCTCACCGTCCTGAGTCGACCTGGGGTCTCCGATCCAGGCGATACCAGCTTCGGATCGAACGGGGATTCCTCGAACCTCGAGGCTGCCCACCCTGTTCGCTTCGCTGATGGCGAAGAGCGTTCTGCGGAGACCATGGGGAACTCGATCGGCGGCGGCAGCGTGGTGTGCAAGGACGACAACCGCTGTGATTACGCGCCGGCCCCGGAGAGGGGTCCTGGAACCTCCTTCGCTGATTTTTTCCTGGAACCAGTCGCAGGTGACTGGTTGGCATGCGTCGCGGATGGTGATTCCAACGATTTTGGCTTCATC